A region of Streptomyces deccanensis DNA encodes the following proteins:
- a CDS encoding protein-L-isoaspartate O-methyltransferase family protein, with translation MEWLPHAQRLAREVVRPESRWHSAVATVPRHTYVPRWWEADGDAWILRDGQSNPDAWLKNVYTDTTLVTRVDTCHADVAGIEGIGIISDGTPTSSSTLPSLVVRMYRHAMIADDNQILVTTGTGYGTALACARLGSDHVTSVDVDEWLVNIAQDRLSLMGERPRVEVCDITGPLPGEYDRIVATVSVRRVPVSWLQALRRGGRFVTTLAGTGLILTADKTEDGGAVGRIEWDRAGFMPTRHGADYEHPADDVWKGAMEGEGEATSTSRYPLLYPPDAWDVMSMLALNLPGIDYRHTQDGETRTVWLLHPDGSWARATASGFLDSPTVHQSGPRRLWDELERIRHRLNREGALPVYGAQARVDPDGTLTLSRGAWSMTVN, from the coding sequence ATGGAATGGCTACCGCATGCACAGCGCCTAGCCCGCGAGGTCGTACGGCCGGAATCGCGCTGGCACTCCGCCGTGGCCACAGTGCCGCGACACACATACGTCCCTCGGTGGTGGGAAGCGGACGGCGACGCCTGGATCCTGCGGGATGGCCAGAGCAACCCCGACGCCTGGCTGAAGAACGTCTACACGGACACGACACTGGTCACCCGCGTCGATACCTGTCACGCCGACGTCGCCGGCATCGAAGGCATCGGCATCATCAGCGACGGCACGCCCACGTCCTCCTCGACGCTGCCCAGCCTCGTCGTCCGGATGTACCGGCACGCGATGATCGCCGACGACAATCAGATCCTGGTCACCACGGGCACCGGCTACGGGACCGCTCTCGCCTGTGCTCGGCTCGGCAGCGACCACGTCACGAGCGTCGACGTCGATGAGTGGCTGGTGAACATCGCCCAGGACCGGCTGAGCCTGATGGGCGAGCGCCCGCGCGTCGAGGTCTGCGACATCACCGGCCCACTGCCCGGCGAGTACGACCGGATAGTGGCCACGGTGTCCGTACGGCGCGTGCCGGTGTCCTGGCTCCAGGCGCTCCGGCGAGGCGGACGGTTCGTGACGACGCTCGCCGGCACGGGCCTGATCCTCACCGCGGACAAGACCGAGGACGGCGGCGCCGTCGGGCGAATCGAGTGGGACCGGGCGGGATTCATGCCCACCCGGCACGGCGCCGACTACGAGCACCCAGCGGACGACGTCTGGAAGGGAGCGATGGAAGGGGAGGGCGAGGCGACCTCCACCAGCCGGTACCCACTGCTGTACCCCCCGGACGCCTGGGACGTCATGTCGATGCTCGCACTGAACCTCCCCGGCATCGACTACCGGCACACCCAGGACGGCGAAACCCGCACGGTGTGGCTGCTCCACCCCGACGGGTCATGGGCTCGCGCCACAGCATCCGGGTTCCTCGACTCGCCCACAGTCCATCAGAGCGGCCCGAGGCGCCTGTGGGACGAGCTGGAGCGGATCCGGCACCGGCTCAACCGCGAGGGCGCGTTGCCGGTCTACGGGGCGCAGGCCCGGGTCGACCCGGACGGCACCCTCACCCTCTCGCGCGGCGCGTGGTCGATGACCGTGAACTGA